In Pseudomonas lalkuanensis, the following are encoded in one genomic region:
- the rpoE gene encoding RNA polymerase sigma factor RpoE produces MLTQEQDQQLVERVQRGDKRAFDLLVLKYQHKILGLIVRFVHDAQEAQDVAQEAFIKAYRALGNFRGDSAFYTWLYRIAINTAKNHLVARGRRPPDSDVSAEDAEFYDGDHALKDIESPERALLRDEIEATVHRSIQQLPEDLRTALTLREFDGLSYEDIASVMQCPVGTVRSRIFRAREAIDKALQPLLHGT; encoded by the coding sequence ATGCTAACCCAGGAACAGGATCAGCAACTGGTCGAACGGGTGCAGCGGGGCGACAAGCGGGCTTTCGATCTGCTGGTGTTGAAGTACCAGCACAAGATTCTCGGGTTGATCGTGCGTTTCGTGCACGACGCCCAGGAAGCCCAGGACGTAGCTCAGGAAGCCTTCATCAAGGCTTACCGCGCGCTCGGAAACTTTCGCGGCGACAGTGCGTTTTATACGTGGCTGTACCGCATCGCCATCAACACGGCGAAGAACCATCTGGTGGCGCGTGGAAGACGCCCGCCAGATAGTGATGTAAGTGCTGAGGACGCCGAGTTTTATGACGGCGACCACGCCCTCAAGGATATCGAGTCGCCGGAGCGAGCCCTGCTTCGGGATGAGATCGAGGCCACAGTGCACCGGAGCATCCAGCAGTTGCCGGAAGATTTGCGTACGGCGTTGACCCTGCGCGAGTTCGACGGCCTTAGTTACGAAGACATTGCCAGCGTCATGCAGTGTCCGGTCGGTACTGTGCGATCCCGCATCTTCAGGGCGCGGGAAGCCATCGATAAAGCCCTGCAACCTTTGTTGCATGGGACCTGA
- a CDS encoding sigma-E factor negative regulatory protein, producing MSREALQESLSAVMDNEADELELRRVLAASEDQELRATWSRYQIARAVMHKELLEPRLDIAAAVSAALADEAAPPAQVVRAPWRNLGRLAVAASVTLAVLAGVRMYNQDEVVGTQQLAQQQASQPAMVMPQAQQGAVLAGYSEDGQQTQQPIGATQSSSGWHEKRLPAYLRQHAQQAAMSGSDSALPYARAASLESR from the coding sequence ATGAGTCGTGAAGCTTTGCAGGAATCGCTGTCCGCGGTGATGGATAACGAGGCGGACGAACTGGAGCTGCGTCGAGTTCTCGCCGCCAGCGAAGATCAAGAACTGCGGGCTACCTGGTCGCGTTACCAGATTGCCCGGGCCGTGATGCACAAGGAGCTGCTGGAGCCGCGCCTGGACATCGCCGCCGCGGTCTCGGCCGCACTGGCCGACGAAGCCGCACCGCCTGCCCAGGTGGTTCGTGCTCCGTGGCGCAACCTCGGGCGTCTGGCCGTGGCCGCCTCGGTGACACTCGCCGTACTGGCCGGTGTACGCATGTACAACCAGGACGAGGTCGTGGGTACCCAGCAGCTCGCCCAGCAGCAGGCCAGCCAGCCCGCCATGGTCATGCCGCAGGCCCAGCAAGGTGCCGTGCTGGCTGGCTATAGTGAGGATGGTCAACAGACGCAACAGCCCATCGGTGCGACCCAGTCGTCTTCCGGTTGGCACGAGAAGCGTCTGCCGGCGTACCTGCGGCAACATGCGCAGCAGGCCGCGATGAGCGGTAGCGACAGTGCTCTGCCATACGCCCGCGCTGCCAGTCTGGAGAGCCGCTGA
- a CDS encoding MucB/RseB C-terminal domain-containing protein, whose amino-acid sequence MRALPVIILLGGWLTQSAHAADAQDWLQRLADAEQRQSFQGTFVYERNGSFSTHEVWHQVQQGGEVRERLLQLDGPAQEVVRVNGRTQCVSGSLSDQMADGQAWPARALDAKQLSEWYDLRLAGESRVAGHAAVVLTLTPRDQHRYGFELHLDRDTGLPLKSLLLSDKGQLLERFQFTRIDTASAPADADLQAGPACKAVRAAEVQPEKASRWRSDWLPPGFSLTSAQERRSPVSSDPVSSLLYSDGLARFSVFLEPLHGAVVEDARSQLGPTVMVSKRVSTADGDVMVTVVGEIPLGTAERVALSMRAAAAEATATQ is encoded by the coding sequence ATGCGCGCACTTCCGGTAATCATCTTGCTTGGCGGCTGGCTGACTCAATCAGCCCATGCCGCTGACGCTCAGGACTGGCTGCAGCGCCTCGCTGATGCGGAGCAGCGCCAGAGTTTCCAGGGAACGTTCGTCTACGAACGAAATGGGAGTTTCTCCACTCACGAAGTCTGGCATCAGGTCCAGCAGGGTGGGGAGGTGCGCGAGCGTCTGCTGCAGCTCGATGGGCCGGCTCAGGAAGTGGTGCGCGTCAACGGACGCACCCAGTGCGTGAGTGGCTCCCTTTCCGATCAGATGGCCGACGGCCAGGCCTGGCCAGCCCGGGCGCTCGACGCCAAGCAACTGTCCGAATGGTATGACCTGCGCCTTGCTGGCGAGTCCCGGGTTGCCGGGCACGCCGCGGTGGTCCTGACCCTGACCCCGCGTGACCAGCACCGCTATGGCTTCGAGCTGCATCTTGACCGGGATACCGGCCTGCCGCTCAAATCCCTGTTGTTGAGCGACAAGGGGCAGTTGCTGGAGCGCTTCCAGTTCACCCGTATCGATACTGCATCCGCCCCGGCGGATGCCGATCTTCAGGCTGGTCCGGCGTGCAAGGCGGTGCGTGCCGCCGAGGTACAGCCCGAGAAGGCGTCCCGCTGGCGCTCCGACTGGCTGCCGCCGGGCTTCAGCCTGACCAGCGCCCAGGAGCGTCGCAGCCCGGTATCGTCCGATCCGGTATCCAGTCTGCTTTACAGCGATGGACTGGCGCGTTTCTCGGTATTCCTCGAGCCGCTGCATGGCGCCGTAGTCGAAGACGCGCGCAGCCAGCTGGGGCCGACTGTGATGGTGTCCAAGCGGGTCAGCACGGCCGACGGTGACGTGATGGTGACCGTGGTCGGTGAGATCCCGCTGGGGACTGCCGAACGGGTCGCACTGTCCATGCGGGCAGCGGCAGCGGAGGCCACCGCGACACAATGA
- a CDS encoding DegQ family serine endoprotease, which translates to MSMLNLKSCMTAVAALLLLGQTLVARAELPDFTPLVEEASPAVVNISTRQKLPQRGAAGAQVMPDLEGLPPMLREFFERNMPPVPRNPQGGRQREAQSLGSGFIISKDGYVLTNNHVVADADEIIVRLSDRSELEAKLIGADPRTDVALLKVQGKDLPIVKIGKSDDLKVGSWVLAIGSPFGFDHSVTAGIVSAKGRSLPNENYVPFIQTDVAINPGNSGGPLFNLDGEVVGINSQIFTRSGGFMGLSFAIPIDVAMSVADQLKSEGKVSRGWLGVVIQEVNKDLAESFGLDKPAGALVAQVQEGGPAAKGGLQVGDVILSMNGQPIVVSADLPHLVGNLKPGSKIKLEVVRGGSRKTLDMAIGTLPEDGDEMAAATGDGVERSSNRLGVSVVELTDEQKKALDIQGGVVIKDVQDGPAAMMGLRPGDVITHLNNQAIPSAKAFTQIAKDLPKNRSVSMRVLRQGRASFITFKLAE; encoded by the coding sequence ATGTCGATGCTTAACCTCAAATCCTGCATGACCGCCGTGGCAGCCCTGCTGCTGCTCGGTCAAACCCTCGTGGCTCGTGCCGAGCTGCCGGACTTCACGCCCCTGGTCGAAGAGGCGTCTCCGGCGGTGGTCAACATCAGTACCCGGCAGAAGCTGCCCCAGCGTGGTGCTGCCGGTGCTCAGGTGATGCCTGACCTGGAAGGCCTGCCACCCATGCTGCGCGAATTCTTCGAGCGCAACATGCCGCCGGTGCCGCGCAACCCGCAGGGCGGCCGCCAGCGCGAGGCGCAGTCCCTCGGTTCCGGCTTCATCATTTCCAAGGACGGTTACGTCCTGACCAACAACCACGTGGTGGCCGACGCCGATGAAATCATCGTGCGCCTGTCCGACCGCAGTGAGCTGGAAGCCAAGCTGATCGGCGCCGACCCGCGTACCGACGTGGCGCTGCTGAAGGTCCAGGGCAAGGACCTGCCGATCGTGAAGATCGGCAAGTCCGATGACCTCAAGGTGGGCAGCTGGGTGCTGGCCATCGGTTCACCCTTCGGTTTCGACCATTCGGTGACCGCCGGTATCGTCAGCGCCAAGGGCCGCAGCCTGCCCAACGAGAACTACGTACCGTTCATCCAGACCGACGTGGCCATCAACCCGGGTAACTCCGGTGGCCCGCTGTTCAATCTGGACGGCGAAGTGGTGGGTATCAACTCGCAGATATTCACTCGCTCCGGCGGCTTCATGGGGTTGTCCTTCGCCATCCCGATCGATGTCGCCATGAGCGTGGCCGACCAGCTCAAGTCCGAAGGCAAGGTCAGCCGCGGCTGGCTGGGCGTGGTTATCCAGGAAGTGAACAAGGACCTCGCCGAATCCTTCGGCCTGGACAAACCGGCCGGTGCGCTGGTGGCCCAGGTCCAGGAAGGTGGTCCCGCTGCCAAGGGCGGTCTGCAGGTGGGGGACGTCATCCTCAGCATGAACGGCCAGCCGATCGTGGTATCCGCTGACCTGCCGCACCTGGTGGGCAACCTCAAGCCGGGTAGCAAGATCAAGCTGGAGGTCGTGCGTGGCGGTAGCCGCAAGACCCTCGACATGGCTATCGGCACGCTGCCGGAAGACGGCGACGAAATGGCCGCCGCAACCGGCGATGGTGTCGAGCGCAGCAGCAATCGCCTGGGTGTGAGCGTGGTCGAGCTGACCGACGAGCAGAAGAAGGCCCTGGACATCCAGGGCGGCGTGGTGATCAAGGACGTCCAGGACGGCCCGGCCGCCATGATGGGGCTGCGTCCGGGTGATGTGATCACCCACCTGAACAATCAGGCCATTCCGTCCGCCAAGGCCTTCACGCAAATTGCCAAGGACCTGCCGAAGAACCGTTCGGTGTCCATGCGCGTGCTGCGTCAGGGCCGCGCCAGCTTCATCACCTTCAAGCTGGCCGAGTAA
- the lepA gene encoding translation elongation factor 4, whose product MSDLSHIRNFSIIAHIDHGKSTLADRFIQMCGGLSDREMEAQVLDSMDLERERGITIKAHSVTLHYKAQSGKTYQLNFIDTPGHVDFTYEVSRSLAACEGALLVVDAGQGVEAQSVANCYTAIEQGLEVMPVLNKMDLPQAEPERVKEEIEHIIGIDATDAVPCSAKSGMGVIDVLERLVEVIPAPEGEIDAPLQALIIDSWFDNYLGVVSLVRVKHGRVKKGDKILVKSTGKVHQVDSVGVFTPKHTDMPDLKAGEVGFIIAGIKDIHGAPVGDTLTLSSTPDVDVLPGFQRIKPQVYAGLFPVSSDDFEDFREALQKLTLNDAALQYEPESSEALGFGFRIGFLGMLHMEIIQERLEREYDLDLITTAPTVVFEIVQKNGEIIYVDNPSKLPDLSSIDEMREPIVRANILVPQEHLGNVITLCIEKRGVQRDMQFLSSQVQVCYDLPMNEVVLDFFDRLKSVSRGYASLDYSFDRFEPANLVKLDVLINGEKVDALALIVHRDQAHYKGRALTEKMKELIPRQMFDVAIQAAIGGQIVARTTVKALRKNVLAKCYGGDVSRKKKLLEKQKAGKKRMKQVGSVEIPQEAFLAVLKVDS is encoded by the coding sequence GTGAGTGACCTGAGTCATATCCGCAATTTCTCCATCATCGCCCACATCGACCATGGCAAGTCGACCCTGGCAGACCGCTTCATCCAGATGTGCGGCGGCCTGTCCGACCGCGAGATGGAGGCCCAGGTACTGGACTCCATGGATCTGGAACGCGAGCGTGGCATCACCATCAAGGCCCACAGCGTCACCCTGCATTACAAGGCGCAGAGCGGTAAGACCTACCAGCTGAACTTCATCGACACCCCCGGCCACGTGGACTTCACCTACGAGGTCAGCCGTTCCCTGGCGGCCTGTGAAGGCGCACTGCTGGTGGTGGACGCCGGCCAGGGCGTGGAAGCCCAGTCCGTGGCCAACTGCTACACCGCCATCGAGCAGGGCCTCGAGGTCATGCCGGTGCTGAACAAGATGGACCTGCCCCAGGCCGAGCCGGAGCGGGTGAAGGAAGAGATCGAACACATCATCGGCATCGACGCTACCGACGCCGTGCCCTGCAGCGCCAAGAGCGGCATGGGCGTGATCGACGTGCTGGAGCGCCTGGTGGAAGTCATCCCGGCTCCGGAAGGCGAGATCGACGCGCCGCTGCAGGCCCTGATCATCGACTCCTGGTTCGACAACTACCTGGGCGTGGTCTCGCTGGTGCGGGTCAAGCACGGCAGGGTGAAGAAGGGCGACAAGATCCTGGTGAAGTCCACCGGCAAGGTCCACCAGGTGGACAGCGTCGGCGTATTCACCCCGAAACACACCGATATGCCTGACCTCAAGGCCGGCGAAGTGGGTTTCATCATTGCCGGTATCAAGGACATTCACGGTGCCCCGGTGGGCGATACCCTGACCTTGTCCAGCACGCCCGATGTGGACGTACTGCCGGGCTTCCAGCGCATCAAGCCGCAGGTTTACGCAGGTCTGTTCCCGGTCAGCTCCGATGATTTCGAGGACTTCCGCGAAGCCCTGCAGAAGCTGACCCTGAACGACGCGGCGCTGCAATACGAGCCGGAAAGCTCCGAGGCCCTGGGCTTCGGTTTCCGTATCGGCTTCCTCGGCATGCTGCACATGGAGATCATCCAGGAGCGCCTGGAGCGCGAATACGACCTGGACCTGATCACCACCGCACCGACCGTAGTCTTCGAAATCGTGCAGAAGAACGGCGAGATCATCTACGTCGACAACCCGTCCAAACTGCCCGACCTCTCGTCCATCGACGAGATGCGCGAGCCCATTGTGCGTGCCAACATCCTGGTTCCCCAGGAGCACCTCGGCAACGTTATCACCCTGTGCATCGAGAAGCGTGGCGTCCAGCGCGACATGCAGTTCCTCAGCTCCCAGGTTCAGGTTTGCTACGACCTGCCGATGAACGAAGTGGTGCTGGACTTCTTCGACCGCCTGAAGTCGGTGAGTCGTGGCTATGCGTCGCTGGACTACAGCTTCGATCGCTTCGAACCGGCTAATCTGGTGAAGCTGGACGTACTGATCAACGGCGAGAAGGTCGATGCCCTGGCACTCATCGTGCACCGCGACCAGGCCCACTACAAAGGCCGCGCGTTGACCGAGAAGATGAAGGAACTGATCCCGCGCCAGATGTTCGACGTGGCGATCCAGGCGGCGATCGGTGGACAGATCGTTGCACGTACTACTGTAAAGGCGCTCAGGAAGAACGTTCTGGCCAAGTGCTACGGCGGTGACGTCAGCCGTAAGAAGAAACTGCTGGAGAAGCAGAAGGCCGGTAAGAAACGGATGAAGCAGGTCGGCAGCGTGGAAATCCCGCAGGAAGCCTTCCTCGCTGTGCTCAAAGTGGATAGCTAG
- the lepB gene encoding signal peptidase I, whose product MSINFPLLLVIAVAVCGVLALIDLVLLAPRRRSAIAAYEGQVGEPDPDVLDRLNKEPLLVEYGKSFFPVLAIVLVLRSFLVEPFQIPSGSMKPTLEVGDFILVNKFAYGIRLPVLDNKVIEVGDPQRGDVMVFRYPSDPNINYIKRVIGLPGDRIAYSSDKHLTINGKPVAEKLLGEEPGTLGSAMLYQEKLGEAEHLIRKEMKRYRMEPGREWVVPQGHYFMMGDNRDNSNDSRYWSDPRIPKDLLGMVPDRNIVGKAFAVWMSWPDPKLRNMPNFSRVGLIH is encoded by the coding sequence ATGTCGATCAATTTCCCGCTGTTGTTGGTTATCGCCGTGGCAGTCTGCGGCGTACTCGCGCTTATCGACCTGGTTCTGCTGGCGCCGCGCCGGCGCTCCGCGATTGCTGCCTACGAGGGGCAAGTCGGCGAGCCCGACCCGGACGTGCTCGACAGGTTGAACAAGGAACCGCTGCTGGTGGAGTACGGGAAGTCCTTCTTCCCCGTGCTGGCCATCGTGCTGGTGCTGCGTTCGTTCCTGGTCGAGCCCTTCCAGATCCCGTCCGGCTCCATGAAGCCGACCCTGGAAGTGGGCGATTTCATCCTGGTCAACAAGTTCGCCTATGGCATCCGCCTGCCGGTGCTGGACAACAAGGTGATCGAGGTGGGGGACCCGCAGCGTGGCGATGTCATGGTGTTCCGCTACCCCAGCGACCCGAACATCAACTACATCAAGCGAGTAATCGGCCTGCCGGGCGATCGCATCGCCTACAGCAGTGACAAGCACCTGACCATCAATGGTAAGCCGGTGGCTGAAAAGCTGCTGGGCGAAGAGCCGGGCACCCTGGGCAGTGCCATGCTCTACCAGGAAAAGCTCGGCGAAGCCGAGCACCTGATTCGCAAGGAAATGAAGCGCTACCGCATGGAGCCGGGCCGCGAGTGGGTGGTGCCCCAGGGGCATTACTTCATGATGGGCGACAACCGCGACAACTCCAACGACAGCCGCTACTGGAGCGATCCCCGTATCCCGAAGGATCTGCTGGGCATGGTTCCGGACCGCAACATCGTCGGCAAGGCGTTCGCTGTGTGGATGAGCTGGCCCGATCCCAAGCTGCGCAATATGCCGAACTTCTCCCGAGTGGGCCTGATTCACTGA
- a CDS encoding DUF4845 domain-containing protein encodes MTFARKQKGMSVLGWLLVLAVVAFLASTAFKIIPHYLDFFSLEKIISSVETEKALEIRTIPDFYSHVSKGMQVNGIRDLDLDKALKVTLENNEFQAHLKYEKREPLVENLDLVVRFDKEFRVRVQ; translated from the coding sequence ATGACGTTCGCGCGTAAGCAGAAGGGTATGTCGGTTCTGGGCTGGCTGCTGGTCCTGGCCGTAGTGGCTTTCCTGGCCAGCACCGCCTTCAAGATCATCCCGCATTACCTCGATTTCTTCTCTCTGGAGAAGATCATCAGTTCGGTGGAAACCGAAAAGGCCCTGGAAATCAGGACCATTCCCGACTTCTACAGCCATGTATCCAAGGGTATGCAGGTCAACGGCATCCGTGACCTGGACCTGGACAAGGCGCTGAAGGTGACCCTGGAAAACAACGAGTTCCAGGCCCACCTCAAGTATGAAAAACGCGAGCCCCTGGTCGAGAATCTCGATCTGGTGGTGCGCTTCGACAAAGAATTCCGTGTGCGAGTCCAGTGA
- the rnc gene encoding ribonuclease III, whose amino-acid sequence MSVSLSRLERKLGYTFKDQSLMTLALTHRSYAGRNNERLEFLGDAILNFVAGEALFARFPQAREGQLSRLRARLVKGETLALLARGFELGEYLRLGSGELKSGGFRRESILADALEALIGAIYLDCGMEAARERVLAWLANELEGLTLVDTNKDPKTRLQEFLQSRACELPRYEVVDIQGEPHCRTFFVECQVTLLNDKTQGQGASRRIAEQVAAAAALVALGVENGND is encoded by the coding sequence GTGAGCGTATCCCTCAGCCGTCTCGAGCGTAAGCTCGGCTATACCTTCAAGGACCAGAGTCTGATGACTCTGGCCCTGACCCACCGCAGCTATGCGGGGCGCAACAACGAGCGCCTCGAGTTCCTCGGTGATGCGATTCTGAACTTCGTCGCCGGCGAAGCCCTGTTCGCACGCTTCCCGCAGGCGCGCGAGGGGCAGTTGTCGCGGCTTCGGGCGCGGCTGGTGAAGGGCGAAACCCTGGCCTTGCTGGCCCGTGGCTTCGAGCTGGGCGAGTACCTGCGCCTGGGCTCGGGCGAGCTGAAGAGTGGCGGTTTCCGCCGCGAGTCGATCCTTGCCGACGCACTGGAAGCGCTGATCGGCGCGATCTACCTGGATTGCGGCATGGAGGCCGCGCGCGAGCGCGTCCTCGCCTGGCTGGCCAACGAGCTCGAAGGCCTGACCCTGGTGGATACCAACAAGGACCCGAAGACCCGCCTGCAGGAATTCCTGCAATCCCGGGCCTGTGAATTGCCACGCTATGAAGTGGTGGATATCCAGGGTGAACCGCACTGCCGGACGTTCTTCGTCGAGTGCCAGGTCACCCTGCTGAATGACAAGACCCAGGGCCAGGGCGCCAGCCGCCGTATCGCTGAACAGGTGGCCGCGGCCGCCGCCCTGGTCGCCCTTGGTGTGGAGAATGGCAATGACTGA
- the era gene encoding GTPase Era, translated as MTDIDTPRCGYVAIVGRPNVGKSTLLNHILGQKLAITSRKPQTTRHNMLGIKTEGNVQAIYVDTPGLHKKSDKALNRYMNRSASAALKDVDVVVFVVDRDRWTEEDQLVLERVQYVQGPVLIAVNKTDRMDEKGDLIPHLSWLQEQLPNAELVPISALQGHNLDTLERLVAERLPEGDHFFPEDQITDRSSRFLAAELVREKIMRQLGAELPYQITVEIEEFKQEGHVLHIHALILVERDGQKKIIIGEGGERIKRIGQEARKDMETMFDSKVMLNLWVKVKGGWSDDERALRSLGYNDL; from the coding sequence ATGACTGATATCGATACCCCCCGCTGCGGCTACGTTGCCATCGTCGGCCGCCCCAATGTGGGCAAGTCCACGCTGCTCAACCACATCCTCGGGCAAAAGCTGGCGATCACCTCGCGCAAGCCGCAGACCACCCGCCACAACATGCTCGGCATCAAGACCGAGGGCAATGTCCAGGCGATCTACGTGGACACCCCCGGCCTGCACAAGAAAAGCGACAAGGCACTGAACCGCTACATGAACCGCAGCGCTTCGGCGGCTCTGAAGGATGTCGACGTTGTCGTCTTCGTGGTCGACCGTGACCGCTGGACAGAGGAAGATCAGCTGGTTCTGGAGCGCGTGCAGTACGTACAGGGTCCGGTGCTGATCGCGGTGAACAAGACCGATCGCATGGACGAGAAGGGGGACCTGATCCCGCACCTGTCCTGGCTTCAGGAGCAGCTCCCGAATGCCGAGCTGGTCCCGATTTCCGCCCTCCAGGGTCACAATCTCGACACCCTGGAACGCCTGGTGGCCGAGCGCCTGCCGGAAGGCGATCACTTCTTCCCGGAAGACCAGATCACCGACCGCAGCAGCCGTTTCCTCGCCGCCGAACTGGTGCGCGAGAAGATCATGCGCCAGCTGGGCGCCGAGCTGCCCTACCAGATCACCGTGGAGATCGAAGAGTTCAAGCAGGAAGGTCATGTCCTGCACATCCACGCCCTGATCCTGGTGGAGCGCGACGGCCAGAAGAAAATCATCATCGGCGAAGGTGGTGAGCGCATCAAGCGCATCGGCCAGGAAGCGCGCAAGGACATGGAAACCATGTTCGACTCCAAGGTCATGCTCAATCTCTGGGTGAAAGTGAAGGGCGGCTGGTCCGACGACGAGCGTGCCCTGCGATCCCTGGGCTACAACGACCTCTGA
- the recO gene encoding DNA repair protein RecO, producing MISATLPAFVLHSRAYRESSALVDFFTPEGRLRAVLRGARGKAGTLARPFLPLEVEFRGRGELKNVGRLESAGIPNLLAGEALFSGLYLNELLIRLLPAEDPQPALFEHYAATLQALAANRPLEPLLRAFEWRLLDELGYGFALDTDLAGHPIAPDGIYRLQPDAGLEPVAQLQPGLFQGRELLALAEADWSAPGALGAAKRLMRQALAPHLGGRPLVSRELFMTIKEPPRD from the coding sequence ATGATCAGCGCGACGCTGCCGGCGTTCGTCCTGCACAGCAGGGCCTATCGGGAAAGCAGCGCGCTGGTCGACTTCTTCACGCCCGAAGGGCGCCTGCGTGCGGTGCTGCGTGGCGCCCGTGGCAAGGCCGGCACCCTGGCGCGGCCCTTCCTGCCGCTGGAAGTGGAGTTTCGCGGCCGTGGCGAGCTGAAGAACGTAGGCCGCCTGGAGAGTGCCGGCATCCCCAACCTGCTTGCCGGCGAGGCGCTGTTCAGCGGCCTCTACCTCAATGAACTGCTGATTCGCCTGCTGCCCGCCGAAGACCCGCAGCCCGCGCTATTCGAGCATTACGCCGCAACTCTCCAGGCGCTTGCCGCCAACCGTCCGCTGGAACCGCTGCTGCGCGCGTTCGAATGGCGCCTGCTGGACGAGCTGGGCTATGGTTTCGCCCTGGATACGGACCTGGCCGGGCATCCCATCGCCCCTGACGGCATCTACCGCCTGCAGCCCGATGCCGGGCTGGAGCCGGTGGCGCAGTTGCAGCCCGGCCTGTTCCAGGGTCGTGAGCTCCTCGCCCTGGCCGAAGCCGACTGGAGCGCCCCGGGCGCACTCGGCGCGGCCAAGCGCCTGATGCGCCAGGCCCTGGCACCTCACTTGGGCGGCCGGCCACTGGTCAGCCGCGAGCTATTCATGACGATCAAGGAACCTCCCCGTGACTGA
- the pdxJ gene encoding pyridoxine 5'-phosphate synthase, whose product MTEANRVLLGVNIDHVATLRQARGTRYPDPVKAALDAEEAGADGITVHLREDRRHIQERDVRLLKEVLQTRMNFEMGVTEEMMVFAEEIRPEHLCLVPETRQELTTEGGLDVAGQEARIRAAVERLAKLGSEVSLFIDADPRQIEASHRVGAPAIELHTGRYADAHTPEEAARELQRIQEGVALGLKLGLIVNAGHGLHYHNVEPVAAIPGINELNIGHALVAHALFVGFKQAVVEMKQLIVSAAAKG is encoded by the coding sequence GTGACTGAAGCCAACCGCGTACTTCTCGGTGTCAATATCGACCACGTCGCCACCCTCCGTCAGGCCCGCGGCACCCGTTACCCGGACCCAGTCAAGGCGGCCCTGGACGCAGAGGAAGCCGGTGCCGACGGCATCACCGTTCATCTGCGCGAGGACCGCCGTCACATCCAGGAGCGTGACGTACGCCTGCTCAAGGAAGTGCTGCAGACCCGCATGAACTTCGAGATGGGTGTGACCGAGGAAATGATGGTCTTCGCCGAGGAAATCCGCCCCGAGCATCTCTGCCTGGTCCCCGAAACCCGTCAGGAGCTGACCACCGAAGGTGGCCTTGACGTCGCCGGCCAGGAAGCACGTATCAGGGCCGCGGTGGAGCGCCTGGCCAAGTTGGGCAGCGAGGTTTCCCTGTTCATCGACGCTGACCCGCGACAGATCGAGGCCTCCCACCGCGTAGGTGCTCCGGCCATCGAGCTGCATACCGGCCGCTATGCCGACGCCCATACCCCGGAAGAAGCCGCCCGCGAGCTGCAGCGCATCCAGGAGGGCGTGGCCCTGGGTCTCAAGCTCGGCCTGATCGTCAACGCCGGCCATGGCCTGCATTACCACAACGTCGAGCCGGTGGCTGCAATCCCCGGCATCAACGAACTGAACATTGGCCACGCCCTGGTGGCACACGCGCTTTTCGTTGGCTTCAAGCAGGCGGTGGTGGAGATGAAACAGCTGATCGTCTCGGCTGCCGCGAAGGGCTGA
- the mdtI gene encoding multidrug/spermidine efflux SMR transporter subunit MdtI encodes MNGVTWIHFAWLGAAIALEVLANVLLKYSDGFRRRLLGGTSLLCILAAFTALAQAVRGIDLSLAYAIWGGFGILATVAIGWTLFGQRLARRGWLGLGLLLVGMGLLKLA; translated from the coding sequence ATGAACGGCGTGACCTGGATCCACTTCGCCTGGCTGGGCGCAGCCATCGCCCTGGAGGTACTGGCCAACGTCCTGCTCAAGTACTCCGACGGCTTCCGCCGTCGGCTGCTGGGGGGCACTTCGCTGCTCTGCATCCTGGCGGCCTTCACCGCCCTGGCGCAGGCGGTACGCGGCATCGACCTGTCGCTGGCCTACGCCATCTGGGGTGGCTTCGGCATCCTCGCCACCGTAGCCATCGGCTGGACGCTGTTCGGTCAGCGCCTGGCGCGACGTGGGTGGCTGGGGCTGGGATTGCTGCTGGTGGGGATGGGATTGCTGAAGCTGGCCTGA
- a CDS encoding SMR family transporter, whose amino-acid sequence MRSWFYLLAAILFEVVGTTSMKFAAEHAPVLGHLLMYSLIGLSYFFLSLAIKRVPVGVAYALWEGIGIVLITVISVTWLGESISPCKMLGLAVMIAGILLIKSGTRAAHEARGQEVLA is encoded by the coding sequence ATGCGTTCCTGGTTCTACCTGTTGGCCGCGATCCTTTTCGAAGTCGTCGGCACCACCTCGATGAAATTTGCCGCCGAACACGCCCCCGTGCTCGGCCACCTGTTGATGTACAGCCTGATCGGCCTGTCGTACTTCTTCCTCTCACTGGCGATCAAGCGTGTGCCCGTGGGGGTTGCCTACGCCCTCTGGGAAGGCATCGGCATCGTGCTGATCACCGTCATCAGCGTCACCTGGCTGGGTGAAAGCATCAGCCCCTGCAAGATGCTGGGCCTGGCTGTGATGATCGCCGGTATCCTGCTGATCAAGTCCGGCACCCGCGCCGCACACGAGGCCCGTGGCCAGGAGGTGCTGGCATGA